From the genome of Astyanax mexicanus isolate ESR-SI-001 chromosome 3, AstMex3_surface, whole genome shotgun sequence:
AGTGATGTTTCTGTGATCAGCCAATCGAAAACAGTCCTGCTTTATTCGAACCCAAGTCATCTAAGCAATGTATTAATTACTAACGTATAAATAAGTGTATAAGATCATAATTTTCACTATTAAACTCAATTCTTTAAAACTCGAACTCCACTAATGGTGAGACAGTGCTGGTCTGTGGGAATGCTGATTTTGCGGGGAGCTGGATCTGGTTAAATGTCGTTGGCGGGGGTTCCCTTGCTCTTGCGGCCGGGCAGGGGGAAGGCGGATTTGCTCTGGGGCTGGGTGAGGCGGCTGGTGAGCGTGGTGAACGGCTCGATGAGGGAGCTGCGCTCCGTAACGCTCACCTCCCACAGCTTCACCTTCTCCCCACGAGCCCACTGCTGAGCCACCTCCTGCTCCACCTGCCGACGCTCCCGCAGATCAGCCTTATTACCCAGAACGATCACCATCACCTACAGGAgacagatatatacatatatatatatacacagagggTACAGTGTATAAATACAGatcagagcacttaaaaatgatgagtttctttaattttaccaaatataaaacctctggaatataatcaagaggaagatggatgatcacaagccatcaaaccaccaaactgaactgcttgaatttttacaccaggagtaaagcagcataaagttatccaaaagcagtgtgtaagactggtggaggagaacatgatgacaagatgcatgaaattaaaactgtgattaaaaaccaccagggttattccaccaaatattgattatttctgaactcttaaaactttatgaatatgaacttgttttctttgtattatttgaggtctgaaagctctgcatctttttttgttatttcagtcatttctcattttctgtaaataaatgctctaaatgagaatatttttatttgtaatttgggagaaatgttgtctgtagtttatagaataaaacaacaatgttcattttactcaaacataaacctataaatagcaaaatcagagaaactgattcagaaactgacgtgctctcttcattttttacagagctgtatatattgagaGCATAATCATTcgtgtaaaaaacataaaaaaaccttttaaagcaTCCCCAAATAATAACCAGTCAATATATTTGACTTTCCTAAGAAAACCTGAATCAGAAAACATATACTGTGCAGAAATATACTGTGTTGTTATGGATTTTGCCCTATATAAAATAGTTACGAATGTCTTCACTGTCGTCCGTCTCTTTACCTCTTTCTTGTCTCTGGATTTGTCGATTTCTTTCTTCAGCAGGTCGACTTTCTTGAAGGACTCCAGGCTGTCGACGCTGTAGACCAGCACAAATCCATCCGCCACAGAGAAATAGTGTTTAGGAAGATCTTGTCCGTCTCTAAGCCCTCTGGTGTCATATAACCGTAACTGCTCTCTCACTCCACGATCCGTCTCCACAGACGCAACATAAATATCCTCCTGAGTTTCATTCAGTTCTGCTCCTGAACCACAGAAAAACACTTTATACAGAGTCATGTGATAAATGCAGTTTATTCAATACAATCGATCAGAACTGAGTCAAATACTCTGTATTTCTGCACGCTGGAGAAAGTAAATTCACACAATAGACACAAAATCAGGAGAGATATGTTATAGTGTTCAGCAACTGTGAACAACAAAGACTGAAggatttttattcttattaactAGTACAAATTGTAATTCCAGCTATTCCAGAACTGTTCCTTATTTCTGGATCAAATTCACAGTGTACACAGTGTTTCTGTCCACTCAAAATATTATGATTAACATCTACAGATCTGTAAAATCATTCTTAGTTACAGATATCTTACTTCTCGGTAAGATATCGATAATTCTAACTAGAAAAAGTCAGAAAAAACAAATGTATGACCTAATTTCTAGAAGGCATAagataacattacattacattacataacattacattacattacatgtggcagacgcttttgtccaataaTGATGTACAGAGTAGTAGACAtttaaggtaaaaacatttttagacagggcctaaaggaggtcagagggaaataaggAGGAAATAAAGGGAAGAGGGAAATAAGTGTAGAGtagttagtatgttagaggtgttaggagagtaagtgctctttgaagagctctgtctttaaaagttgattaacattaacattagatGACCTTTTAAAAGTAGTTTCAAGCACAATCGCTGCATTTCCACATTTTACTGTTTGAAATAACAGAAACAAACCTGATGTTTGGGCTCCCTGCATCTACCTTACATATTTAAGTTACACTTCAGTCATTTTCCTACAGTTTATAAAGACGTACTTGGTGGGGAAGTTTGTCAGGACAGCCCAACAGGCATGAAAAAGCAACCAGCTCAATAATAGGCTGCAATTTATACTAATTTATACTAGACGTAGTTTTAGTAGAAAGATGTGGAAAATGAAGGACTAACCCACACTGTGGTTTCCGTACAGTAACTGTTCAAGAATCGCTGTTTTACCAACAGAGGCAAAACCACAAACCACAACCTTACAGCCTTTTCCCATAATCAGCTGCTCCTCAAAAACACCTGCAATTAATGAATAGAGAACAGAATagaattaaagaaaagaaaactatCGAATCATACAGCTGCAGCAGATACTCAGATTTTACTCAATTTAATTCTAttaatttcaattcaattcaacttAATGTATCTTTATTATCAGGACTGTGTGAGGGTATATTGCTGTCAAAGCAtaataacaattaacaacaacaatcataacaaacacacataacacatacacataaacaatatttacactgcttaaaAAAGaatcattatgattattataatatataataaaaaatattgtattatgtattatataataaatttGATAAATTATCATCaacaattataattattttaccaTTAATCACTTTCATTAAACACATTAACCTTACAGTAATGATATCACAAcaaaacactatttaaaatgaGAACACTATAATTTTATGCAGCTAAAGCTAAACTGGTGTAACACAGAGAGCTCGAGCTAACCTAAACTACAGCTAAAAGCGGGGTTTAATAAAAACTgatctaataaataaaatcagccTCACCTTCTCTCAGAGATCAGCGGTTACCTGATTAATCCTTTAGTTATAGTTATagatatatttatagttatatagttatatttattaataagcgGGAGGGTCACTGTGCTGATCCTGTTTTATAAACCCTCATAAACAGGGCTTTTACCTGCGGTCAGTTCACTTCCGGGTGCAGCCGCGTTACTATGGAAACCAGTTTCCAGTTTCCAGCTTCCGCCTCGCTTCTGTTCCTCTTCTTACCTGCAGAGagaaacacatacaaacacacaaacacacatactaatATATACACTAATATATAGACCTTAATATATAGCTCTAATATATACACCTCTGAATAGACACAAATATAGACCCAAGTATATATCCACATTATACCAAAATTAAGACATAAATATAGAATATGGAATATCAAGTTGAAACCAAACCCTGTGTacacgtctatataatatatgtatacagtaacTCTATACAGTTATACTGCATTCTAAACTGGCAGCTCTGTCAGAAGCTCAGAGTGATATTTCATTTCAGAATTATgactcattttaaattaaaactcatttaaaaatacattttcttaaaaCATGGAAAATAAATGCATATGAGCGTGTAGTTCTTCATTTTACACACAACATCATTGTAGATGTATTGCAGAATTGTCAAATGcatgtattattgtattttacatATACTTATAATATTTTAGTCCTTCATTttcaaacatttacatttacaacaagtacaaataaacaatatttttatttaccatATATATCAATTTTGTTTGAGATAAAAATGTTTGAAATCTTGTCAAACTAAAACGTCAAACCTTTAACATAAATTATAAAAGTCCTTGTGTTTCTACTTTACTAAATGTAAAGGACTTTtgtaggattattattattattattattattattattattattattattattattttatagcatATCTTAATTTATTATCCTTATTTTATAAAGTTGCCCTGTttgaactacatttcccacaattgTAGCGCACTTCGCCGCCGGAAACACTGCTGTGACGTTTTGATAAAGAGATCCGGGTCCTTGGCTCTTCCTTTCCGCTTAGTACGCCATCAAGTAAGGGAGATTTTCTGTTTTGGTGGAGATGAAATCTGTTTAAAATCACCCTCAGAATCCGGCCATCCGGGGGTTATAATTTGTGTAGTGAGAGCGGAGAGTGTAGGGATGCGCTGCGGGTCGTTATTTAGTTGATTTAGGGgagatttgtgtgtttttgaggCGGATTTTAGCGGGTAGCGGCGGCGCTGTgttcagtgtgtgagagtgtaggGCAGGCTGGAGccggtctgtgtgtgtatttatacatATAGCTGTATATAGAGGGTTAACGTGGGAAATGGAGGCTTTATAAGTTAAAACAGGCCTCTGTATCAGTTTAAagatttgtgtatttttatttattaggagTTTTATTACTGTGTTAACCTTTTTAGTTagcgctaacgttagctagcctGGCTGAGCTGCATGTTGGACGGTTCGCatggtgtctgtgtgtctctgcctgCAGGTTTCTAatgcagctttatttatttacacgAATAATTTACTATCATTTTTCTTAAGAATAAGCTGACAGATATGAGCTACACTAACCTCTCTTACATCTAGTTAACGTTCAGCGATGTAAATCAGTATGTGTTCCCCCTAGGCATTGACAAAGCTTAATAAtcataaatatatactatattttaatGATCTAAGAGCTGTCTATTCTAACACGAGTCTTATTAATTCTCTAGTACAAATAAGAAGCTTCCTAGTTAGTAAACTAACTTGGCAGAAAGCTGTCACCCCTAAATAATGCTTAATACTTAATGATGTAATGAATTAATGTTACTGTGTACTGTGGTTCCACTACAAAAACTCAACTAATAGAAACCGCATATTAAAGTGTTGAGTGTTTAGTGTGTTCTTGTTTCTCTAAAATGAGTTACTTTCAATCATTCTTAAAATCCTGTAAATTGATTTGTTATGGAATTAAACATGTTTACATTGACTCTCATTTGAAAAACAGGATTGGGatgttcatttaattaatttgattaaacaaATGTATTGTTCTAATGCGATTTGCGAAAAGGGACAATCAAGTAAATCTCTGTAGATGGGCTTGTGCTTCTGTGAGAAACCTGTAAAGGACTTGTGGTATTAATTACAACAAATACTTTGTTTAATGTAAAACCTGCATTTAGGGTTGAAGGGGGCTGCTTAATATTTGTTAATGAAATGTAAAGGAAAAATAATTAACTTGTGCATCACTCTTTAAATGGTACCATTGCTCTAACCTGTTCATGAACTGTTGTGTGTGTGCTACAGGTGAGGCAACATGGGCGCGTACAAGTATATGCAGGAGCTGTGGAGGAAGAAGCAGTCGGACGTGATGCGTTTTTTGCTCCGCGTTCGCTGCTGGCAGTACCGCCAGCTCTCCTCCCTCCACCGCGCTCCCCGACCCACCAGAGCCGACAAAGCCCGCAGACTGGGGTACAAGGCCAAGCAGGGTGAGTCCCGGACGCTCGTGctgaattacatttaaattaaactcaCGTTTTGCTGTGATTTCCCTTACTGaactcatctcttttttttttttttttactgatttgcaATTTTGGCACCTTAACTTTTTAATCTGGCACAGATTTACATTAGCTTATGGTTTTACACAAATCTACTTCTTAATGACTTGCTGTCTGTTCTCTCTGAATTAAAGCTGAGTGATTCATCTGCAGTTTAGTTTGTGCTGCATCCAGCTTCATGAGGACAGTGTGTGGACAGTGCTAGTTTTCTGGTTATCATGATTGAAAGCATGTAGCTTCCCAATGTATTAAAGACTGTATTAAATCTGTATTGTACAACACTCACTACAAAATCTGTAAACTGTaaaccctcctgttctgttctgggTGAGTTTGACCTGTAATAAAGTTTgtagatctaggaaaaatagcattttttcaaGGTGAAATTACTTCTGGTTACTACTGAAAATGTTCATCTCGCATATTTGCAACCTTTTTAagctattttttatattaaacaaaattGTCAAACACAATATAGCAACGTCACAGGTCACACTATGATTGTAAGCTAGAACTCGTCTGCAGCGTCCTGTGTGTAAATTAGAAGCTAGTTCAGGCTGTGTGAAGCGATGTTCTCGGCTGCAGTGTGAACTTTCTTTATTTAATCTCTGTTTAGTGTTGGTGAGTGTTCTCCAGCTTGTCTTCTCTGTATAATCTGTGCTGTTTGGATCTGGATCTCTGATATCTTGAATTTGTTTTCTGCAGGTTACGTTATCTACCGTGTGCGCGTGCGCCGTGGTGGCCGTAAGCGCCCCGTGCCCAAAGGTGCCACCTACGGAAAGCCCGTACACCACGGAGTCAACCAGATCAAATTCGCTCGCAGCCTCCAGTCCATTGCTGAGGTATGTAAATGATCTCTAGCGGAAGTTtatattaaagattttttaatataaaCTTCTGTACAGCAGGTGAAAGTCAGGAAAGAGTGAGCATTTTAgatttatatttcttaataagAACTAAAAACCAGCTGTATGCTTAGGAACAAAtatatatgctttaaaatattgctgctttttttttatttttaataaagcaccacaaacaaAATGTGATTACTCATGTCCATTGTTAAATAAATGCACTGTGAatatcactttttgtattttttggtagtttagaataaaatgtataaaagtattgTTTAAGTATTTGTATTGAATTTaaagtattgtatcagtattgAGGACATTAAAATGATACCGGCTCCTGGTTGAGGCTGGTGTTGGTAATTCTGGATCGTTTCTgaagctcctctctctctctctctctctgccgtgTTTCAGGAGCGTGCCGGCCGTCACTGCGGGGGTCTCCGTGTGCTGAGCTCTTACTGGGTGGGAGAAGACTCCACGTACAAGTTCTTCGAGGTGATCCTTATCGACACTTTCCACAAGGCCATCAGACGCAACCCCGACACCCAGTGGATCACGAAGGCCGTGCACAAGCACAGGGAAATGCGCGGCCTCACGTCCGCCGGCAAGAAGAGCCGCGGCCTGGGCAAGGGCCACAAGTTCCACCTTACCATCGGCGGCTCTCGCCGCGCCGCCTGGAGGAGACGCAACACCCTGCAGCTGCACCGCTACCGCTAAAGAGTGTGATCTGCTGCTGTACATTCATCACAATAAAGAACCTTTTTATGGTCCACGTGCTGCCTGCTGTGACTTATTGATGTGTATTAACGGGTTCTTTTAGGGGTATTTACATTTAGTTAAATTTATGGTTCTGAAACTAAACcttaggctgcgttcacattaccggGCTGGAGTGACTCAAATCGGATCAGatttcagatctgatttttttttcatagctgtgtgactgtgccaaatccgtttttcctgaatcagatttgagtcactttcattttTTCGTATGTGGTCTTAATTTGGATTCGTATCCGAtccatgtgacatgaatgtgaacggtcaaatcattGGGAATTCAAGCGTCTTTTTGATTTTAGTCATTAGCATGATCACTACGTGCATCTCTCTTGACCCACACTGTATCTCTCGGTGCAGCTGTGCagttatagctgcaaaaaaacagcaaaagcaaaccgcctgtccttttttcacctcctggagctgagcatgaactccagagcagctgtttactctccactccagcaaaagatgctccattGTAGGTGGCCCTTGCTCAATATGTAGTAAAAAGCCAATACATAGAGAAGGGACTGGGGAAAAGAAAAGAcatctttttaataaaatatgatataaaacatatatgtaaAACACAAGTTTAAGGCTAGAAATCATTTAATCAAAGGTAATAATGATATATTGAAAGACAATCGGAAGTAAATTGGACCCTTTCTCATTTAAAATGAGGATGTGATCTTgtttaaattgtatgtatttggaatttgtaacTTGATAACTTTTAAAGATCAAATCATTTAACTAACTGTTTAATAACAAAATCATTAACTCAGGCACCCACAGTTTTGTATGTAACGCAGGTAAACATAAATTAGTTGGCCGCCAGGTGGCGCTGTGTTGCGTCAGAAACTAAATGTGAAGCTTTTTATTCCAAAATGCTGTTATCTTTTGATTATATAGATATAAACACTATAATTTTACATGTAAACGTATATGTACACCTGTAAAATAAATGTGCACAATAAATATAGACCAGATAATTATATCAAAACCTTTTCCACTTGGTACTTAGTTGTTTTTATTAGGTATATATCCATAAAATAAATATCGTAAATATGCAGTGATACTGATGGACCTTATATtcctaaatgtttaaaaaaaatggacaaaaaatattatgccaaatatatatttcacattaGATAATTGAAATGTTGCAGTACCTCCCAGTAGAAACATTATGTATATTATAAAAGATAAACAGAGTTTTGGACAAAATCTGTGGTATAGATTATATGAGTATAGATAAAGTATGTTTAACTTTAGACAGGTTTGTGAggtttcctgtttatttatttatttatttattactttatctaaatatttatacatatatttttgggGGGGTGAGGTGGGCACTGTCTGATTTATTGTTTTGTCTCATTCATTTTTGCTTTGTCTATCAGATTGTACATATCAATATATCAGTTGTTATaggtaaaatctaaataaaatagcttttagTTGGTACTGTAGATGTGTACGCTTGTTTAATTCTACATTAtgcatttctttattcattttttgagGTCCTTTTTAGAGCAACACAAAaactataacaaaaaatataaactatatatatatatatatcacatatattcaaaatatacacataaattatttaaaacaaaagcaaacaaatgatgttttaaccctttcagaccctgtttacttctttttttgtgtatttgtaaaTTTAACAGATTGAGATTtattgtccatcagaataaacATTTTTCGTCCAATCAATAAACAGCAGACTTAGCCCCATTCACTACActggagaaataaaaatatacacaCTGAAGTAAAATATGGCAGCATACCAGCTAATGAGGTCGAGTAAACACTTTTCCCCCCTAATTATTttactatacttttactatattATTTTACTAAGCATAggaatttatttttatagttaaaaaaagttaaataggataaaaataacaatgtaaaacCAATTATTCCAATGCAAATACTAtagttgatttttttaatatagattttatttatttactgagccttgtttgagtgcattacagacttattacatatttatattataattgtgtcactggaacataattcaggtctgaaagggttaaagctgCTCCACTCAGGTGCTCTACCTGTGCTTACCTGTGGAAATTGAGGCCAGGTTAGATCTGCTTTATGTAACAGATTCTTATAAGCAGGCCGTTTATGGTCAGCAGCCATAAACCGAACATAATCAACCTGCTTTTATTAGAAGGAAGTCTTTCATGACTGTCGAGTGAatcataaaaacaatataaactgTATTCTTTATTACCCAGATACTCTGAAAAACACCCTACGCTCAAACAGTattaaacttttatattttaacatgcTTCTGCTCTTCATTCTGCAGGTgtgtatacattttaattaaaaacctctggaatataatcaagaggaagatggatgatcacaaaccatcaaaccaccaaactgaactgcttgaatttttacaccaggagtaaagcagcataaagttatccaaaagcagtgtgtaagactggtggaggagaacatgatgccaagatgcatgaaaaaaactgtgattaaaaaccaaccaggattattccaccaaatattgattatttctgaactcttaaaactttatgaatatgaacttgttgttttctttgtattatttgaggtctgaaagctctgcatcttttttgttatttcagtcatttctcattttctgtaaataaatgctctaaatgagaatattttatttggaatttgggagaaatgttgtctgtagtttatagaataaaacaacaatgttcattttactcaaacataaacctataaatatgtTCATATATTAGTAAAGTAGCTCTAAAGTACATTAGAAATGATCTTTCCATACAGAACAAACAGTTCTGCACAGTTATTATAGTTATAGTATAGTTATATATTGTTCTGTGATTCAGAAGCCCAGCTTTGTACCATCAAACCCATAGTTTACTTAATAGTTACCCATAGTAACTTTATCTCTGATAAACAGAAATGTATATTTCTGTGCTGAAACACAGCTTCTGAGTGCTATCTGACCTTAAGTGTTTTCCTGTTGGCTCTCTCAGTTCTGAATGCTGTGCACATATATATTTAGCAGAGGTTATAACCTCTAACATATGTCAGCAGAGTCTAAAACAGAGCGGAGATTCCTGAGTCATGAGAACAGAAGTTCCTCTAAACTGTTTAATGCTGTGTAATAGTTgcgattttaaacattttttaaagtgttttatcttaaaatagacacaaatatttagtatatttagagTAGTCAGTAATCTGCTTCAAATCttgtatatacatgaataaattaACACAATCAGTTTGATTAAATTAATCAATTGTATTAAAGATAAAGGCATACACTGTTTCTGTAGTGTTTAACAAGCCTATTAATGATTAGTATACCCTAAACTCATTTCTATCTTAAACATAAAGAGTTTTTAACTCTTAAGACCTATTTAAAAGTATATCTCAGCTGTTTTTCCTGATGATTTGATGAGTGGTACGTGTGGActatataggcctgtcacaataattgcaatatcgatttattgtacaataaatgaacatgacctcaataatttttgataatcgtgatattattcgtctattgtgtttatttgtatgttgtatttgtttgttcacatataaaacagtgaacagtattttagccagtcgtgTTTCAATAACCgtgactccataacatacacacagtgtggactaaagtaggtaaagaaataagtatataattccccaaaaactaacaaaaaaacaaaaaagatgcagagctttcagacctcaaataatgcaaaaaatatatataaaacaagttcatatttataacgtagttttagttttagttcagaaataatcaatatttggtggaataaccctggttggtttttaatcacagtttttgttcatgcatcttggcatcatgttctcctccaccagtcttacacactgcttttggataactttatgctgctttactcctggtgtaaaaattcaagcagttcagtttggtttgatggattgtgattaTCTATACTGTGTGATTAATGATGTTGGGGTGCAGCACTGATACAGTAgaggatgctgctgctgctgctgctgttactcaGTAGAGTGAAACTGTGTCAGTGTGTTACATTGACACTGAGGCTGGAGGGGGAGGAGTCTGGGCCACAGCAGAGTTGCCAGATTCTCGTTTTTTCCGCCAAATTAGGCATGTTTGTCAATGCACTTGTGGGCTAGTTTGGGCTACTTAAAAAATACTGCGGCAAAAATgtcacaaaaaaatcacaaagaggagagaagagagtttaggaagaacaagaacagaaaaaatatattatatatatattatttgcttTTTGACTGGGATTTTctaaagtgttaaaaaataactaacaaaacactaatgttacaaaatTGTTAATGACTTAGATAGATTTAGATcttagttgttttgc
Proteins encoded in this window:
- the rpl15 gene encoding 60S ribosomal protein L15, encoding MGAYKYMQELWRKKQSDVMRFLLRVRCWQYRQLSSLHRAPRPTRADKARRLGYKAKQGYVIYRVRVRRGGRKRPVPKGATYGKPVHHGVNQIKFARSLQSIAEERAGRHCGGLRVLSSYWVGEDSTYKFFEVILIDTFHKAIRRNPDTQWITKAVHKHREMRGLTSAGKKSRGLGKGHKFHLTIGGSRRAAWRRRNTLQLHRYR
- the nkiras1 gene encoding NF-kappa-B inhibitor-interacting Ras-like protein 1, which translates into the protein MGKGCKVVVCGFASVGKTAILEQLLYGNHSVGAELNETQEDIYVASVETDRGVREQLRLYDTRGLRDGQDLPKHYFSVADGFVLVYSVDSLESFKKVDLLKKEIDKSRDKKEVMVIVLGNKADLRERRQVEQEVAQQWARGEKVKLWEVSVTERSSLIEPFTTLTSRLTQPQSKSAFPLPGRKSKGTPANDI